The following are encoded in a window of Novosphingobium sp. THN1 genomic DNA:
- a CDS encoding SGNH/GDSL hydrolase family protein gives MNDQAAGLSDTTFLANTLEIIDRVRTAHPATGGQPGPFLVSIPPELKNRLALGQSMVPYWQALLNAADEYSFAVVGLPPVFGSVPADYDAWMDTDLIHPAPTSLDPLQLASNLITRTWCDAIGATKAI, from the coding sequence GTGAACGATCAGGCCGCTGGCCTGTCGGACACGACCTTCCTTGCGAATACGCTGGAAATCATCGACCGCGTCCGCACCGCCCATCCGGCCACTGGCGGACAACCGGGGCCTTTTCTTGTGTCGATCCCACCTGAACTCAAGAACCGGCTTGCCCTTGGGCAGAGTATGGTCCCCTACTGGCAAGCGCTGCTCAATGCGGCGGACGAATACAGCTTCGCCGTGGTCGGTCTGCCGCCCGTCTTCGGCTCTGTCCCCGCCGATTACGACGCATGGATGGACACCGACCTGATCCACCCCGCGCCGACATCGCTCGATCCACTTCAACTCGCCAGCAACCTCATCACTCGGACGTGGTGCGATGCCATCGGCGCGACAAAGGCAATTTGA
- a CDS encoding TIGR02594 family protein, with the protein MKHSGVIMGWLKRLKSWIKDDETPWCGTFVAAVMQEAGLPYPSMYPRAKAWAEYGANLRSTHVAPGAILVFVRDGGGHVGFYVGEDATAYQVLGGNQGNSVSITRIAKNRCIAIRWPRGEPVLGGPVRLAANGELSRNEA; encoded by the coding sequence GTGAAACATAGTGGCGTCATCATGGGGTGGCTCAAGCGGCTCAAGTCGTGGATCAAAGACGACGAAACGCCATGGTGCGGAACCTTCGTTGCGGCGGTCATGCAGGAGGCTGGACTGCCTTACCCGTCGATGTATCCCCGGGCAAAGGCATGGGCTGAATACGGCGCGAACCTGCGCAGCACTCATGTCGCGCCCGGGGCTATCCTGGTATTCGTCCGCGATGGTGGCGGGCATGTCGGCTTCTATGTTGGCGAGGACGCAACGGCCTATCAGGTTCTCGGCGGGAATCAGGGCAACTCAGTCAGCATCACTCGGATTGCTAAGAACCGCTGCATTGCGATCCGGTGGCCGCGCGGAGAGCCAGTCTTGGGCGGGCCCGTTCGCTTGGCGGCGAATGGCGAGTTGTCGAGGAATGAGGCATGA
- a CDS encoding phage tail tip lysozyme, with amino-acid sequence MEVSSPLPSAGAETPSPRPSGRTPSASAGGGVNSAIVEGLKKRGFSEGQALGIAAGIHAESASNPNAKNPTSGAMGLGQWLGPRKDAIRKRFGDNPTLDQQLDFLADELRGGDAGGKYVLAENDPAKVLDAYVRKFMRPAAGAETDGDIARGMAALGQAPTDTGPLVPESTTQFADRPQQETPSVEVTAPAPDLPSAQQQTSEQNTAGPQDGEIAPTVEAPKAGGSMPTAADSVASAGGAVTYDADPALDYNSTPRAERIKIMKAAGIGSSMLAGGPERNSATEFDRLPAMVQQRIADYLRKNGNPAVPFEQDPEGGTTPPARVEETGTGKSVAVIGASEAELAAISAAVPKAMGMKRKDGALVYSKKYADKIRAALAGVTETVTPRVTPRAKACRKTRSSVVAPSCLVAHQWQSMKSSPT; translated from the coding sequence ATGGAGGTTTCCTCTCCCCTTCCTTCGGCTGGCGCAGAGACGCCGTCGCCCCGCCCTTCGGGCCGCACTCCATCCGCATCGGCGGGCGGCGGCGTCAACTCTGCAATCGTGGAAGGCCTCAAGAAGCGCGGCTTCTCGGAAGGCCAGGCGCTCGGCATCGCCGCAGGCATCCACGCGGAATCGGCAAGTAATCCCAACGCCAAGAACCCGACGTCGGGCGCGATGGGTCTTGGCCAATGGCTCGGCCCGCGCAAGGACGCGATCCGCAAGCGCTTTGGCGACAACCCGACGCTCGATCAGCAGCTCGACTTCCTCGCTGACGAGCTTCGCGGCGGCGACGCTGGCGGCAAGTATGTGTTGGCCGAGAACGATCCGGCCAAGGTTCTCGACGCCTACGTGCGCAAGTTCATGCGCCCGGCGGCTGGCGCGGAAACCGACGGCGACATTGCGCGCGGCATGGCGGCGCTGGGGCAGGCTCCAACCGATACCGGCCCGCTAGTTCCCGAAAGTACGACGCAGTTTGCTGATCGGCCGCAGCAGGAGACGCCTTCTGTTGAGGTCACGGCACCTGCGCCGGATTTGCCGAGCGCGCAGCAGCAAACCAGCGAACAGAATACCGCCGGGCCGCAGGATGGTGAAATTGCTCCCACCGTCGAGGCTCCGAAAGCAGGTGGATCAATGCCCACCGCCGCCGACAGCGTCGCGTCTGCGGGCGGTGCTGTCACATATGACGCTGATCCTGCGCTAGACTACAACAGCACGCCACGCGCTGAACGCATCAAGATCATGAAGGCCGCGGGTATTGGCTCGTCGATGCTCGCTGGCGGACCAGAGCGCAACAGCGCGACCGAGTTTGATCGCCTACCTGCCATGGTTCAGCAGCGCATTGCTGACTATTTGCGCAAGAACGGCAACCCTGCCGTTCCATTTGAGCAAGACCCCGAGGGTGGCACGACTCCCCCCGCCCGCGTAGAAGAAACCGGCACCGGCAAGAGCGTCGCCGTAATCGGCGCCAGCGAGGCCGAGCTTGCCGCGATCTCGGCTGCCGTGCCCAAGGCCATGGGGATGAAGCGCAAGGACGGCGCGCTCGTCTACTCGAAGAAGTATGCCGACAAGATCCGCGCCGCGCTGGCAGGGGTGACAGAAACTGTCACCCCAAGAGTGACGCCAAGGGCGAAGGCATGTCGAAAGACGAGATCGTCCGTCGTCGCGCCGAGTTGCTTGGTCGCGCACCAATGGCAGTCGATGAAGAGTTCGCCGACATGA